The following are from one region of the Stigmatella ashevillena genome:
- a CDS encoding Ig-like domain-containing protein: MRQPRKLIVTALVGALAACGEDSQAPVQLQSLQLAASAAGLKATFATSSSWQGGFNGVFTIQNTTGSAITDWSLNVKFNGGVTVRGSPWGAGGSVSQGSDGSWTFLPNSWGGNVVPAQGSITVTFEGAGTYGGLSSCTINGYSCDGGQPPTDPSDKVPPTVSLSASPTRLTSVGSVSLSAPASDNVGVTRVEFYKNGVLLSTDTSSPFSASDGFSSHSQNGTYSYTAKAFDAGGNSATSSAASVTVNLPVVDPPPGGGRMYIGYASSWNTSIVDLTTANIPSYYTHLNLSFVRPNTAYQKGSFAFDQEVAGLEFFEGATTNTGQKKFTPAQAQALISNIQSLRARGTQVWLSVGGWSYSQGTQWASFSAPHVVDLAQDLGADGIDIDWESSGSSCNKLGPDQFSCSKDGEIANIITSLDSTIRSRGLKLGISIAGWSTGAYYVKGTPFEEGKVQWGSPFGGTMYSVVKNHGSKLHHINLMSYDGGDYYDPREGYESYRAIYSGPIAMGLEIAPEGAGGATLRLNADPGTVYDAEMLTGQNNMATKYYNVETLATYMKNKGKATDGMMVWQIWKERVHMAPPSGAASVNAAGQRVCQILGITSNCNQSIPNLPKY; this comes from the coding sequence ATGCGTCAGCCGAGAAAGCTCATTGTCACCGCCCTTGTGGGCGCCCTGGCCGCCTGTGGTGAGGATTCCCAGGCGCCGGTTCAGTTGCAGAGCCTTCAGCTCGCGGCGTCCGCCGCCGGTTTGAAGGCCACGTTCGCCACCAGCTCCAGCTGGCAGGGTGGCTTCAACGGGGTGTTCACGATCCAGAACACCACGGGCAGCGCCATCACGGACTGGTCTCTCAACGTCAAGTTCAATGGCGGTGTCACGGTGCGTGGCTCACCCTGGGGGGCGGGCGGCTCCGTCAGTCAGGGCAGCGATGGCTCGTGGACCTTCCTTCCCAACTCATGGGGAGGCAACGTGGTGCCCGCCCAGGGCAGTATCACCGTCACCTTTGAAGGGGCGGGGACCTACGGTGGGCTGAGCTCCTGCACCATCAATGGCTATTCGTGTGATGGGGGCCAGCCTCCCACGGATCCCAGCGACAAGGTGCCCCCGACGGTCAGCCTGTCGGCCAGTCCCACCCGTCTCACCAGCGTGGGAAGCGTCAGCCTCTCCGCCCCGGCCAGCGACAACGTGGGGGTGACCCGGGTGGAGTTCTACAAGAACGGCGTGCTGCTGAGCACGGACACCTCCAGCCCCTTCAGCGCTTCGGACGGCTTCAGCTCCCACTCGCAGAATGGCACCTACAGCTACACCGCGAAGGCCTTCGATGCGGGCGGGAACTCGGCGACGTCCAGCGCGGCGAGTGTCACCGTCAACCTCCCGGTAGTGGATCCCCCTCCGGGTGGGGGGCGGATGTACATTGGCTATGCCAGCAGCTGGAACACCAGCATCGTCGACCTGACGACCGCGAACATCCCCAGCTACTACACGCACCTGAACCTCTCCTTCGTGCGGCCGAACACGGCCTACCAGAAGGGCTCGTTCGCGTTCGATCAAGAGGTGGCGGGGCTCGAGTTCTTCGAGGGCGCCACGACGAACACCGGGCAGAAGAAGTTCACCCCGGCGCAAGCGCAGGCGCTCATCAGCAACATCCAGTCCTTGCGCGCGCGGGGCACGCAGGTCTGGTTGTCGGTCGGAGGCTGGAGCTACAGCCAGGGCACCCAGTGGGCCAGCTTCAGCGCTCCGCATGTCGTGGACCTGGCGCAGGATCTCGGCGCGGACGGCATCGACATCGACTGGGAGTCGAGCGGCAGCAGCTGCAACAAGCTGGGGCCGGACCAGTTCAGCTGCTCCAAGGACGGGGAGATCGCCAACATCATCACCAGCCTGGACAGCACCATCCGGTCCCGGGGCCTGAAGCTGGGCATCTCCATCGCGGGCTGGTCGACGGGCGCCTACTACGTGAAGGGGACCCCGTTCGAGGAGGGGAAGGTGCAGTGGGGCTCACCCTTCGGCGGAACGATGTACAGCGTGGTGAAGAACCACGGGAGCAAGCTGCACCACATCAACCTCATGTCCTACGACGGGGGCGACTACTACGATCCCCGAGAGGGCTATGAGTCGTACCGGGCCATCTACAGCGGCCCGATCGCGATGGGGTTGGAGATTGCTCCCGAGGGCGCGGGCGGGGCGACGCTGAGGCTCAACGCGGATCCGGGCACCGTGTATGACGCCGAGATGCTCACCGGCCAGAACAACATGGCGACGAAGTATTACAACGTCGAGACGCTCGCCACGTACATGAAGAACAAGGGCAAGGCCACGGACGGCATGATGGTGTGGCAGATCTGGAAGGAGCGCGTCCACATGGCTCCTCCCTCCGGTGCTGCGTCGGTGAACGCCGCGGGCCAGCGGGTCTGCCAGATCCTCGGCATCACCAGCAACTGCAACCAGAGCATCCCGAACCTCCCGAAGTACTAG
- a CDS encoding fibronectin type III domain-containing protein yields MSVSHAARRSGQSIVSWMALAALLWTLVPTLALAANRGAWAPSVAYAAGDNVTYSGKAYDCRQSHTSLVGWEPPNVPALWLETGGAVDVQAPSAPTGLASPSKTSTSVSLTWNASSDNVGVTGYEVFSGSTSTAVATSSSTSATVSGLSANMTYTFTVKARDAAGNRSAASSAFSVTTSPASTDNQAPTTPSSLRSTGVSSNSVSLAWNGSTDNVGVTGYEVFVGSDASAAATTSGLSATVSGLSANTTYSFTVKARDAAGNRSAASSSVSAKTSAPPAVGSKIIVGYWHNFDNGSTNIRLRDVSSKFDVIQVAFAEPVGGSTTGNMAFTPYNATVADFKADIATLKAQGKKVLISIGGANGTVDLADATAKQNFINTMKSLISTYGFDGLDLDLEGSSLSLNGGDTNFRSPTTPKIVNLIDATRQLLNQFGSGFILTMAPETAYVQGGFVAYGGPWGAYLPVIYALRDRLTYLHVQHYNTGSVEGLDGRAYAQGTADFHVAMAEMLLQGFPVGRNTSNVFPALRPDQVIIGLPASPQAAGGGYTTPANVQKALDYLIKGQSFGGSYVLRQSSGYPGFKGLMTWSINWDKYFNSEFSNSHRTYLDRYQ; encoded by the coding sequence ATGAGTGTGTCGCACGCGGCCCGGCGATCAGGGCAGAGCATTGTGTCGTGGATGGCCCTCGCGGCCCTGTTGTGGACTCTGGTGCCCACCCTGGCGCTCGCCGCCAATCGCGGTGCGTGGGCGCCCTCGGTGGCCTATGCCGCCGGGGACAATGTCACCTACTCGGGCAAGGCCTATGATTGCCGCCAGTCGCACACCTCCCTGGTCGGGTGGGAGCCTCCCAATGTTCCCGCCTTGTGGCTGGAGACAGGGGGCGCCGTGGATGTTCAGGCGCCTTCGGCCCCCACCGGGCTCGCCTCTCCCAGCAAGACGTCCACCAGCGTCTCCCTGACCTGGAACGCCTCCTCGGACAATGTGGGCGTCACCGGCTACGAGGTCTTCAGCGGCAGCACGTCCACCGCGGTCGCCACGTCGAGCTCCACGAGCGCCACCGTCTCCGGGCTCTCGGCGAACATGACGTACACCTTCACCGTGAAGGCCCGGGATGCGGCGGGGAACCGCTCCGCGGCCAGCTCCGCGTTCAGCGTGACGACGTCTCCCGCGAGCACCGACAACCAGGCTCCCACGACGCCTTCGAGCCTGCGTTCGACAGGGGTCAGCAGCAACAGCGTCTCGCTGGCTTGGAACGGCTCGACGGACAACGTGGGCGTGACGGGCTATGAGGTGTTCGTCGGCAGCGATGCCTCGGCGGCGGCCACCACCAGTGGGCTGAGCGCCACCGTCTCCGGACTTTCGGCGAACACGACGTACAGCTTCACCGTGAAGGCGCGGGACGCGGCGGGCAACCGCTCTGCGGCCAGCAGCAGCGTGTCGGCGAAGACGTCGGCTCCCCCGGCCGTGGGCAGCAAGATCATCGTGGGTTACTGGCATAACTTCGACAACGGCTCGACGAACATCCGGCTGAGGGATGTCTCCTCGAAGTTCGATGTCATCCAGGTGGCGTTCGCCGAGCCCGTGGGCGGCTCCACCACCGGCAACATGGCGTTCACGCCGTACAACGCCACCGTCGCCGACTTCAAGGCGGACATCGCCACCTTGAAGGCCCAGGGCAAGAAGGTGCTCATCTCGATTGGCGGCGCGAACGGGACCGTGGACCTGGCCGATGCCACCGCCAAGCAGAACTTCATCAACACGATGAAGTCGCTGATCAGCACCTATGGCTTCGACGGATTGGATCTCGACCTGGAGGGCAGCTCCCTGTCCCTCAATGGCGGGGACACCAACTTCCGCAGCCCGACCACGCCGAAGATCGTCAACCTGATCGACGCCACCCGGCAGCTCCTCAACCAGTTCGGTTCGGGCTTCATCCTCACCATGGCCCCCGAGACGGCGTACGTCCAGGGCGGGTTCGTGGCCTACGGTGGCCCGTGGGGCGCCTATCTCCCGGTCATCTACGCGCTGCGTGACCGGCTGACGTACCTGCACGTCCAGCACTACAACACGGGCTCCGTGGAGGGCCTGGATGGCCGCGCGTACGCGCAGGGCACCGCCGACTTCCACGTGGCCATGGCGGAGATGCTGCTCCAGGGCTTCCCCGTGGGCCGCAACACGAGCAACGTCTTCCCCGCGCTCCGTCCGGATCAGGTCATCATTGGCCTGCCCGCCTCTCCCCAGGCCGCGGGAGGGGGCTATACGACGCCCGCCAACGTCCAGAAGGCGCTCGACTACCTCATCAAGGGCCAGTCCTTCGGTGGCAGCTACGTCCTGCGCCAGTCCTCGGGCTACCCGGGCTTCAAGGGGCTGATGACCTGGTCGATCAACTGGGACAAGTACTTCAACTCCGAGTTCTCCAACAGCCACCGCACGTACCTCGACAGGTACCAGTAG
- a CDS encoding carbohydrate-binding protein, whose translation MFFRHWKATAWMGLLSLWALSSTACQPGLSPDEGNFEEEGLSATAPAELVSCTGVPAWNASTIYNPGDRVVYQGSLYEALVAIWTADPVWGTASGWYKLVGACSGTGTDAGTDGGTDGGTDGGTQGDTKAPTQVTGLRSTGVTTTQVSLAWNAATDDTGVTGYLVFRNGTQVGTTASLAYTDGVLSPSTQYGYTVKARDAAGNVSVASATLSVTTAQDTNPNGSWHPSYVALGTVYEPFTGTDGFFTKVNPLFPAGKRLDYGYLYLNGGSQISEWHSRAVRLATKSKEQGMTPIFVVYGIGGNTDSPAAVWANLQSTSFLTQYFQGLRDVGQTATSIMGTGRVGYVIEPDTLGYVQQQYAAQYGGDPAQMPAATNAAYDSGVLQRGVDPSFPNTLTGLVQSINYALRKHTPKAFLGWQLNLWAAPGAPGTGIMHSTEVYGFEAGKTRIQDNARANAGFALKAGVKYGGAEFISIDKYGLDGAGAAGANPNDPASSIWFWNADLWNNYLLFVRTLKDTLSLPVVLWQIPAGHINGTSRRSPTAYNASGVFPNLDNSVQRYEESASPYFFGDTLTLSGNRLAYFSKNVWNDPKVSVSGSTVTWGSHMQEAANAGVVAILMGAGVGVSTRGIPQPGASPEAVPTDGYYWITRVQDYYAGPVNLP comes from the coding sequence ATGTTCTTTCGTCATTGGAAGGCCACCGCGTGGATGGGCCTGTTGTCTCTGTGGGCCCTGTCTTCGACGGCCTGTCAGCCAGGCCTGTCCCCCGACGAAGGCAACTTCGAAGAAGAGGGGCTGTCCGCCACGGCCCCTGCGGAGCTGGTGAGCTGCACGGGGGTTCCGGCGTGGAACGCCAGCACCATCTACAACCCGGGAGACCGGGTGGTGTACCAGGGCAGCCTCTACGAGGCGCTGGTGGCCATCTGGACGGCGGATCCGGTCTGGGGAACCGCCAGTGGTTGGTACAAGTTGGTCGGCGCCTGCTCGGGCACGGGGACCGACGCCGGGACGGATGGAGGCACGGACGGCGGGACGGACGGCGGCACCCAAGGGGACACCAAGGCGCCCACGCAGGTGACGGGTCTTCGCTCCACCGGTGTGACGACCACGCAGGTGTCCCTGGCGTGGAACGCGGCAACGGATGACACCGGCGTCACGGGCTACCTCGTGTTCCGCAATGGCACGCAGGTTGGCACCACGGCGTCGCTGGCCTACACGGACGGCGTCCTCTCGCCCTCGACGCAGTATGGCTACACCGTCAAGGCCCGCGATGCGGCTGGCAACGTGTCCGTGGCCAGCGCCACGCTGTCGGTGACGACGGCGCAGGACACCAACCCCAATGGCTCCTGGCACCCGAGCTACGTCGCGCTGGGCACCGTCTACGAGCCCTTCACGGGCACCGATGGCTTCTTCACCAAGGTGAACCCGCTCTTCCCCGCGGGCAAGCGCCTCGATTACGGCTACCTGTACCTCAATGGCGGCTCGCAGATCAGCGAGTGGCACAGCCGCGCCGTCCGCCTGGCCACGAAGAGCAAGGAGCAGGGCATGACGCCCATCTTCGTGGTGTACGGGATTGGCGGGAACACCGACAGCCCCGCGGCCGTGTGGGCCAACCTGCAGAGCACCAGCTTCCTCACGCAGTACTTCCAGGGGCTGCGCGACGTGGGGCAGACCGCGACGTCGATCATGGGCACCGGCCGCGTCGGCTACGTCATCGAGCCCGACACCCTGGGCTACGTCCAGCAGCAATACGCCGCGCAGTACGGGGGAGACCCGGCGCAGATGCCCGCCGCGACCAATGCCGCATACGACTCGGGCGTGCTCCAGCGGGGCGTGGACCCGTCCTTCCCGAACACGTTGACGGGCCTCGTGCAGAGCATCAACTACGCCCTGCGCAAGCACACCCCGAAGGCGTTCCTGGGCTGGCAGCTCAACCTCTGGGCTGCCCCCGGGGCGCCGGGCACGGGCATCATGCACTCGACGGAGGTGTATGGCTTCGAGGCGGGCAAGACCCGGATCCAGGACAACGCCCGGGCCAATGCGGGCTTCGCGCTGAAGGCGGGCGTGAAGTATGGCGGTGCCGAGTTCATCTCCATCGACAAGTACGGGCTGGACGGCGCGGGTGCGGCCGGGGCGAACCCGAATGATCCGGCGAGCTCCATCTGGTTCTGGAACGCGGACCTCTGGAACAACTACCTGCTGTTCGTCCGGACGCTCAAGGACACGCTCTCGCTGCCCGTCGTGCTCTGGCAGATCCCCGCCGGGCACATCAACGGCACCTCGCGCCGCAGCCCCACGGCGTACAACGCCTCCGGCGTGTTCCCGAACCTGGACAACAGCGTGCAGCGCTATGAGGAGTCGGCCTCTCCGTACTTCTTTGGCGACACGCTCACGCTCTCGGGCAACCGGCTGGCCTACTTCTCGAAGAATGTGTGGAACGATCCCAAGGTCTCGGTGAGTGGCAGCACCGTCACCTGGGGCTCGCACATGCAAGAGGCGGCCAACGCCGGGGTGGTGGCCATCCTCATGGGCGCCGGCGTCGGGGTGAGCACCCGTGGCATTCCCCAGCCGGGTGCCTCCCCTGAGGCGGTGCCGACCGACGGCTACTACTGGATCACCCGTGTCCAGGACTACTACGCCGGCCCGGTGAATCTGCCCTGA
- a CDS encoding glycoside hydrolase family 31 protein, which translates to MRLDDLSIEPTRVTFWGSRSALEIRSPLPGVLRVRHIPSPGNSSLTARELSPKQSWSVVEHSELPLSVRRDKEGGTAVVEAEGLSLEIRLEQGTWVLRDAGGRELARCEGFSGETMPDYPVNRFRSRLTLHTPPDEAWLGFGEKVGTLDKRGMHFVFWNTDVVPHHPDTDPLYQSIPFSLGLREGVAWGFFLDESWRLEVDVAAEDPSRVRWESAGPELDTYLFAGPMPADVVRRYTALTGRPPLPPLWSLGVQQSRWGYENAREIRSVIRDYRAHKLPLDCVYLDIDYMEGYKVWTWDRSRYPDPAGLASEAAAQGVKLVTIIDPGVKAEPGYRVYDEALAGDYLVRNDRGSVLLGEVWPKPATFPDFTREPVRKWWGQQHRGFVETGIAGFWNDMNEPACFRLINGNETFSINSAPAVDLGKVEGPTLPHDARHGDRRHLEVHNVYALGMAQAAYEGLRALVPERRPFLLTRAGAAGIQRYSAVWTGDNSSYWAHLELSIAMLLGLGLSGVSFTGADVPGFLGRATGEMLVRWTQLGTFYPLLRNHSAKGTPHQEPWRFGEPYLSIAREWLERRYRLLPTLYTLMYESSQEGLPALRPLVMYAPGDAEALRMDDVFLFGRDLLVAPVIRQGRTRRHVYLPEGRWLPFFDLGLSSGEPVEGRQHVLADAPLSSVPMWLREGGALALTEPALHTSSANWAHLTWHIHAAPRMEARLYEDAGDGYGASRLTRLSGERTSDRFVLERSTEGDLPPGRETETLCVYALSEPKEVLGAREHRFVDGVLRVEVDAGWKRVDIRRGG; encoded by the coding sequence ATGCGCCTCGACGATCTGTCCATTGAACCGACCCGTGTCACTTTCTGGGGTTCTCGCTCGGCCCTGGAGATCCGCAGCCCCTTGCCCGGCGTCCTCCGGGTGCGCCACATCCCGTCCCCAGGCAACTCCTCGCTCACCGCCCGCGAGCTGAGCCCCAAACAGTCCTGGTCGGTCGTGGAGCACTCGGAGCTTCCGCTGTCCGTCCGCCGGGACAAGGAGGGCGGCACCGCCGTGGTGGAAGCCGAAGGGCTGTCGCTGGAGATACGGCTCGAGCAGGGCACTTGGGTTCTGCGGGATGCCGGGGGCCGGGAACTCGCCCGGTGTGAAGGCTTCTCGGGCGAGACGATGCCCGACTATCCCGTCAACCGGTTCCGCTCCCGGCTCACCCTGCACACGCCGCCCGACGAGGCGTGGCTTGGGTTCGGGGAAAAGGTGGGGACGCTCGACAAGCGCGGCATGCACTTCGTCTTCTGGAATACCGACGTGGTGCCCCACCACCCGGACACGGATCCGCTCTATCAGTCCATTCCCTTCAGTCTGGGGCTGCGCGAGGGGGTTGCCTGGGGCTTCTTTCTCGACGAGTCGTGGAGACTGGAGGTGGATGTGGCCGCGGAGGACCCCTCGCGCGTGAGGTGGGAGTCCGCGGGCCCCGAGCTGGACACCTATCTGTTCGCGGGCCCGATGCCCGCGGATGTGGTGAGGCGCTACACCGCGCTCACCGGCCGCCCGCCGCTGCCCCCGCTCTGGAGTCTGGGCGTCCAGCAGTCACGCTGGGGCTACGAGAACGCACGGGAGATCCGCTCCGTCATCCGCGACTACCGCGCGCACAAGCTGCCGTTGGACTGCGTGTACCTCGATATCGATTATATGGAGGGGTACAAGGTCTGGACGTGGGACCGCTCGCGCTATCCCGATCCCGCAGGCTTGGCGAGCGAAGCCGCGGCGCAGGGCGTGAAGCTTGTCACCATCATTGATCCGGGGGTGAAAGCCGAGCCGGGCTACCGCGTCTATGACGAGGCGCTCGCGGGGGATTATCTGGTGCGCAATGATCGGGGCAGCGTGCTGCTCGGCGAGGTGTGGCCCAAGCCGGCCACCTTTCCGGACTTCACCCGTGAGCCCGTGCGCAAGTGGTGGGGCCAGCAGCACCGGGGTTTCGTGGAGACGGGCATCGCGGGCTTCTGGAACGACATGAACGAGCCGGCCTGTTTCCGGCTCATCAATGGCAATGAGACCTTCTCCATCAACTCGGCGCCCGCCGTGGATCTGGGCAAGGTGGAGGGGCCCACGCTGCCCCACGACGCCCGGCACGGAGACAGGCGGCACCTGGAGGTCCACAATGTGTATGCGCTCGGCATGGCCCAGGCGGCCTACGAGGGGCTGCGGGCGCTCGTGCCGGAGCGGCGTCCCTTCCTGTTGACCCGGGCGGGGGCGGCTGGCATCCAGCGCTACTCGGCGGTGTGGACAGGCGACAACTCCAGCTACTGGGCGCACCTGGAGCTGTCCATCGCGATGCTGCTGGGCCTGGGCCTGTCTGGCGTCTCCTTCACGGGCGCGGACGTGCCCGGCTTCCTGGGCCGCGCCACCGGGGAGATGCTCGTGCGATGGACGCAGTTGGGCACCTTCTATCCGCTCCTGCGGAACCACTCCGCCAAGGGCACGCCTCACCAGGAGCCCTGGCGCTTCGGTGAGCCCTACCTGTCCATCGCCCGGGAGTGGCTGGAGCGGCGCTATCGGTTGCTGCCCACGCTCTACACGCTGATGTACGAGTCGTCCCAGGAAGGACTGCCCGCGCTGCGTCCGCTCGTCATGTACGCGCCGGGGGACGCGGAGGCGCTGCGCATGGATGACGTCTTCCTCTTTGGCAGGGATCTGCTGGTCGCCCCAGTGATTCGCCAGGGGCGGACGCGTCGGCACGTGTACTTGCCGGAGGGACGGTGGTTGCCGTTCTTCGACCTGGGGCTCTCCTCGGGAGAGCCCGTCGAGGGCCGGCAGCATGTCCTGGCCGATGCGCCGCTGAGCTCGGTACCCATGTGGCTGCGGGAGGGGGGCGCCCTGGCCTTGACCGAACCTGCGTTGCACACCTCTTCGGCCAACTGGGCGCACCTCACCTGGCACATCCACGCGGCGCCGCGCATGGAGGCCCGCCTGTACGAGGACGCGGGCGATGGCTACGGCGCGTCGCGGCTGACCCGGCTGTCGGGTGAAAGGACCTCGGACCGCTTCGTGCTCGAGCGAAGCACGGAAGGCGACTTGCCGCCCGGCCGGGAGACGGAAACGCTCTGTGTCTACGCGCTCTCCGAACCCAAGGAGGTGCTCGGAGCACGGGAGCACCGCTTCGTGGATGGCGTGCTGCGGGTCGAAGTGGACGCAGGGTGGAAGCGGGTGGACATCCGGCGAGGTGGGTAG
- a CDS encoding TonB family protein, with the protein MNHHVHVHVRLVLVLASALMVAPVALAAGGHSQLQTFFQGQLTDAEYQKKVFDRVARTWKQPSARHAPGPGKKAIVQAMVSQDGKLISAALLMESGSKVWDAAALTAVKKAAPFPRLPQGYTGPALEVHFHLSWTVTP; encoded by the coding sequence GTGAATCACCATGTCCATGTCCATGTCCGTCTCGTGTTGGTGCTTGCTTCCGCGCTGATGGTGGCTCCGGTGGCCTTGGCCGCTGGGGGGCACTCCCAGCTCCAGACCTTCTTTCAGGGCCAGTTGACCGACGCCGAGTACCAGAAGAAAGTCTTTGATCGGGTCGCACGCACCTGGAAGCAGCCGAGTGCCAGACATGCCCCAGGGCCGGGCAAGAAGGCGATCGTCCAGGCCATGGTCTCCCAGGACGGGAAGCTGATCTCCGCGGCCCTCCTGATGGAGTCTGGCTCCAAGGTCTGGGATGCCGCCGCGCTGACGGCCGTCAAGAAGGCAGCCCCTTTTCCCCGGCTGCCCCAGGGGTATACGGGCCCGGCGTTGGAGGTTCATTTCCATTTGTCCTGGACCGTGACGCCGTAG
- a CDS encoding choice-of-anchor A family protein, protein MKNKSLGWWVVLSLSASACGVQDMSETESQNGSSLQRPSTITADKTLPPAGQAFFGVTEEDFSPPESSITSFSTPDENGNYLGSVALKITATDVGSGVKEITYYLGGASTGGGTVTGSTVYVPLIENAGLTTVIYYSRDKAGNVEEAKSFDVNIVFDQPGVSCLPVNLDEYNLFVLGNYTGGHDVQGKVAAGGNVSMQSFAVGAGLPATDTSNVLVVGGNLNVSNGTIYGDTYYGGTLTTNQSATVRRGTLSQGTPFNFTSLGSDLQTLSAQLNDLPVTATARIEPWGGLFLKGSDPKLNVFELNASIFSNTRYMELEAPADSRIVVNIHGPSASFSNFSQHNFRGGINQTGILYNFVDATQIHATSFGFWGTVLAPLADITFNNGSWDGGIYANSMTGTAEGHINPLKDFEFCEGSENNY, encoded by the coding sequence GTGAAGAACAAGTCCCTTGGCTGGTGGGTGGTCCTGAGCCTCTCGGCGTCTGCATGCGGTGTGCAGGATATGTCTGAGACGGAATCCCAGAACGGGTCCTCGCTTCAGCGCCCCTCCACCATTACCGCTGACAAGACGCTTCCTCCCGCGGGCCAGGCCTTCTTTGGCGTCACCGAAGAGGACTTTTCTCCTCCTGAGAGCAGCATCACCTCTTTCTCGACGCCCGATGAGAATGGCAACTACCTCGGCTCGGTGGCCTTGAAGATCACCGCGACGGATGTCGGCTCGGGCGTGAAGGAAATCACCTACTACCTGGGTGGGGCGTCGACGGGTGGCGGCACGGTGACGGGCTCGACCGTCTATGTGCCTCTCATCGAGAACGCGGGACTGACCACCGTCATCTATTACTCGCGTGACAAGGCCGGAAACGTCGAGGAAGCCAAGAGCTTCGACGTCAACATTGTCTTCGATCAGCCGGGCGTGAGCTGCCTGCCGGTGAACCTGGACGAGTACAACCTCTTCGTGCTGGGCAACTACACCGGCGGCCACGACGTGCAGGGCAAGGTGGCGGCGGGCGGCAACGTCTCCATGCAGAGCTTCGCCGTGGGTGCGGGGCTGCCGGCGACCGATACCAGCAACGTGCTGGTCGTGGGTGGCAACCTCAACGTGAGCAACGGCACCATCTACGGTGACACCTACTACGGCGGTACCCTCACCACCAATCAGAGCGCCACGGTGCGCCGCGGCACCCTGAGCCAGGGCACGCCCTTCAACTTCACCTCACTGGGCTCGGACCTGCAGACGCTGTCCGCCCAGCTCAATGATCTGCCTGTCACCGCCACCGCGCGGATCGAACCGTGGGGCGGCCTCTTCCTCAAGGGCAGCGATCCCAAGCTGAACGTCTTCGAGCTGAATGCCAGTATCTTCAGCAACACCCGGTACATGGAGCTCGAGGCACCGGCGGACTCGCGGATCGTCGTGAACATCCACGGCCCCTCGGCTTCGTTCTCCAACTTCAGCCAGCACAACTTCCGGGGCGGCATCAACCAGACGGGCATCCTCTATAACTTCGTCGACGCCACGCAGATCCACGCCACGAGCTTCGGCTTCTGGGGCACGGTGCTGGCGCCGCTGGCCGACATCACCTTCAACAACGGCAGTTGGGATGGTGGCATCTACGCCAACTCGATGACGGGCACCGCCGAGGGCCACATCAACCCCCTGAAAGACTTTGAGTTCTGCGAAGGGTCGGAAAACAACTACTGA
- a CDS encoding alpha/beta fold hydrolase has product MRRRVQLTEEGQGRGPRLLLLPGLGARGSGFRALATQLAGVARPVLVEYPEGVHAACGAKALAEQVAREAGRLDAVIASSYGGMVAAHLAVMGVVRGVAFLGSFTRPEHLGLRGPLLALMGPIAVLGRPGRVAASLASWRRVSGEHVAEVVPTTALERITTLHRAFAIRTEPPPPDLCSFSVRCTCIQGDRDVLVPPATLERLAASLPPGTPRHLLRGAGHVPYFTHPEECARLLQPWLAALAPAPSLTSTGAETAA; this is encoded by the coding sequence ATGCGTCGGAGGGTGCAACTCACGGAGGAAGGGCAAGGAAGAGGGCCTCGTCTGCTCCTCCTTCCGGGGCTGGGAGCCCGGGGGTCGGGGTTCCGGGCCCTTGCCACCCAGCTCGCCGGGGTGGCCCGTCCGGTGTTGGTGGAATACCCCGAAGGCGTCCATGCCGCCTGTGGCGCCAAGGCCCTCGCGGAGCAAGTGGCGCGAGAAGCAGGACGGCTGGATGCGGTGATCGCCAGCTCTTATGGCGGAATGGTGGCCGCCCACTTGGCGGTCATGGGGGTCGTCCGCGGGGTGGCGTTCCTCGGCTCCTTCACCCGGCCCGAACACTTGGGATTGAGGGGACCCCTGCTGGCCCTGATGGGACCCATTGCCGTGCTGGGGCGACCCGGAAGGGTGGCGGCCTCCCTGGCCTCGTGGCGGCGAGTCTCTGGAGAACACGTCGCGGAGGTGGTTCCCACCACGGCGCTCGAGCGCATCACCACCCTGCACCGGGCCTTCGCCATCCGCACCGAGCCGCCTCCTCCGGATTTGTGCTCCTTTTCCGTCCGCTGCACGTGCATCCAGGGCGACCGGGATGTGCTGGTGCCGCCCGCCACGCTGGAACGGCTGGCCGCTTCGCTCCCTCCCGGGACGCCCCGGCATCTGCTGCGCGGGGCGGGACACGTTCCCTACTTCACCCACCCCGAGGAATGTGCCCGGCTGCTCCAGCCGTGGCTCGCGGCGTTGGCCCCCGCCCCTTCCCTCACAAGCACGGGCGCCGAGACCGCGGCCTGA